The following proteins are encoded in a genomic region of Triticum dicoccoides isolate Atlit2015 ecotype Zavitan chromosome 1B, WEW_v2.0, whole genome shotgun sequence:
- the LOC119331731 gene encoding protein RRP6-like 2, which produces MEADEAPHPPPPWKQNKSAVAVDASSGPLASAAARLSARSRAIPPARDFHFYNNFPSFKSPVAAAAARAESSLAVLGASMLLPKQQQQPFPTEDLDDAYDWLVARNDDLLEMFAASADEFKALREKEEAQGRKVAAEEMAGDGFQVVYGKKKKKMGMGEEGVGRSEAFGSSGSVRMATMDRAAASGPKPKVPFHIPTIPRPQDVHRIVVDNTSKPFDHAFLERSDDGARAIHPLEKLPMEQLFDRRVPESEPLKPPALDDTPFTFVEDRKTLEVLVAKLKSATEFAVDLEHNHYRSFQGLTCLMQISTRTEDFIVDTLKLRNCLGENLREVFQDPTKKKVMHGAGRDIIWLQRDFGIYVCNLFDTGQASRILQMDRNSLEHLLQYFCGVTANKEYQSADWRLRPLPDEMTKYAREDTHYLLYIYDLMRLRLVNESSGDDLLLEVCKRSNEICLQLYEKELLTDSSYLYIHGLKENDLSARQLAVLAGLYQWRDGVARAEDESTGYILPNKTLLEIAKQMPVTTGRLKRTVKSKNKFLEHYLGHVITIIRNAVANADAFESIAEQLKKGRLEELMAAEAKDGSEDTEMIPAVDADSNENNLQLIAAPDVAPTVITNVHTASFCMGNVTSGASLGNLQLDNITPETKSFGALPGATEQADTVIPGNGGGQQQVIKATVQVSKRPTAFGALLGKPSTARRPNLFPGFSSDQSKSKVEKIKSSVVLPFHHFSGGANPPASSLPVAKSVEPEAEIMCEDPASRMEEVIQLDTGTDDPENGNADGQSECKPGDTDVCSSPPELSSGIEQRFRSLNESRDLQQKHQALEEPEFNDQLKAFDYAEARKNTSFGEVRSERRKDNAVARAINADSGDKRKSSKQTPGAGGGEEDEGNFQNPRRRQAFPPSGNRSDTYH; this is translated from the exons ATGGAAGCGGACGAGgctcctcacccgccgccgccgtggaAGCAGAACAAGTCGGCCGTGGCCGTCGACGCCTCGTCGGGcccgctcgcctccgccgccgcgcgcCTGTCAGCCCGCTCCCGCGCGATCCCTCCGGCCCGCGACTTCCATTTCTACAACAACTTCCCCTCCTTCAAgtcccccgtcgccgccgccgccgccagggccGAGTCCTCCCTGGCCGTCCTCGGCGCCTCCATGCTCCtccccaagcagcagcagcagcctttCCCCACGGAGGACCTCGACGACGCCTACGACTGGCTCGTCGCCCGCAATGACGACCTGCTCGAGATGTTTGCCGCCTCCGCGGACGAGTTCAAGGCGCTGCGGGAGAAGGAGGAGGCCCAGGGACGGAAGGTCGCGGCAGAAGAGATGGCGGGGGACGGGTTCCAGGTTGTctacggcaagaagaagaagaagatgggtaTGGGAGAGGAAGGAGTTGGCAGAAGTGAGGCCTTTGGATCTTCTGGTTCGGTGAGGATGGCCACCATGGATAGGGCTGCAGCATCAGGGCCAAAGCCGAAGGTGCCCTTCCACATCCCCACCATCCCACGCCCGCAGGACGTGCACCGCATTGTGGTGGACAACACGAGCAAGCCATTCGACCATGCCTTCCTTGAGCGCAGCGATGATGGTGCCCGTGCCATACACCCACTG GAAAAACTCCCCATGGAGCAACTATTTGACAGGCGTGTTCCTGAAAGTGAGCCATTAAAGCCACCTGCTTTAGATGACACCCCTTTTACATTTGTTGAAGACCGGAAAACCTTGGAAGTGTTGGTGGCAAAGCTGAAGAGTGCAACTGAGTTTGCT gTTGATTTGGAACACAACCACTATAGGTCTTTTCAGGGTCTCACCTGCCTGATGCAGATTTCAACTAGAACTGAGGACTTTATTGTAGACACTCTTAAGCTCCGCAATTGTCTTGGTGAGAACTTGAGAGAAGTTTTTCAAGATCCAACTAAGAAGAAG GTAATGCATGGGGCAGGTCGTGATATAATATGGCTTCAAAGGGACTTTGGAATATATGTGTGCAACCTTTTCGACACAGGGCAG GCTTCAAGAATCTTACAAATGGACCGCAACAGCCTGGAGCATCTTCTGCAATATTTCTGTGGAGTGACAGCAAACAAAGA ATATCAGAGTGCAGATTGGAGGCTGAGGCCACTTCCTGATGAAATGACCAA GTATGCTAGAGAAGATACACACTATCTTCTCTACATATATGACTTGATGCGATTGCGATTGGTGAATGAGTCTTCAGGCGATGATCTTCTTTTGGAG GTTTGCAAGCGCAGCAATGAAATTTGCTTGCAACTATATGAGAAGGAGCTGCTGACTGATTCATCATACCTTTACATACATGG GTTGAAAGAAAATGACTTGAGTGCAAGGCAGCTGGCAGTTCTTGCT GGTCTATATCAATGGAGAGATGGCGTCGCTCGTGCCGAGGATGAGAGCACTGGTTATATATTACCCAATAAGACTCTACTTGAAATAG CCAAACAGATGCCTGTGACCACTGGGAGGTTAAAAAGAACAGTGAAGTCAAAAAATAAATTTCTTGAGCACTATCTCGGACATGTCATTACTATCATAAGGAATGCCGTCGCAAATGCCGATGCTTTTGAAAGTATAGCTGAGCAACTGAAGAAAGGAAGGCTGGAAGAG ttaATGGCGGCAGAAGCGAAGGACGGCAGTGAAGACACTGAAATGATTCCTGCCGTCGATGCTGATAGTAATGAAAATAATCTTCAGCTGATTGCTGCACCTGATGTAGCTCCCACAGTGATTACAAATGTCCATACTGCTTCTTTCTGTATGGGGAATGTTACGAGCGGAGCTTCTTTAGGTAATTTGCAACTAGATAACATCACACCTGAAACCAAGAGCTTTGGGGCGTTGCCAGGCGCTACTGAGCAAGCAGATACAGTGATACCGGGCAATGGTGGTGGTCAGCAGCAA GTAATAAAGGCAACAGTTCAAGTATCGAAGAGACCTACGGCTTTTGGTGCTCTGTTAGGAAAACCCTCTACCGCAAGAAGGCCAAATCTATTTCCAGGATTTTCAAGTGACCAG AGTAAAAGCAAGGTGGAGAAGATCAAGTCTTCTGTGGTACTGCCTTTCCATCATTTCTCAGGTGGTGCAAATCCTCCAGCAAGTAGCCTTCCAGTAGCAAAATCGGTGGAACCTGAAGCGGAAATCATGTGCGAGGATCCTGCGTCTCGGATGGAGGAAGTGATTCAGCTGGACACTGGAACAGATGACCCAGAAAACGGCAACGCAGATGGACAGAGTGAGTGCAAACCTGGAGATACCGATGTGTGTAGCTCCCCTCCTGAGCTTTCCTCTGGCATCGAGCAGCGCTTCAGATCCCTCAACGAGAGCAGAGACCTTCAACAGAAGCACCAAGCACTGGAAGAACCAGAATTTAATGATCAGCTGAAGGCCTTCGATTACGCTGAAGCTAGAAAGAATACTTCATTTGGAGAGGTTAGATCTGAGAGAAGAAAGGACAATGCAGTTGCCAGGGCCATCAATGCGGATTCTGGAGATAAACGGAAAAGTTCGAAACAAACCCCCGGTGCTGGTGGCGGCGAAGAGGATGAGGGGAATTTCCAGAATCCACGAAGGCGACAGGCTTTCCCACCTTCTGGCAACAGGAGTGATACGTACCATTAG